The sequence GTATTCAGGGACTTGCCTTCGCCATAGCAAGATGGAGGGGCCATCTCCTTACTTTCTTTGCTACTTGTAAGATCCTCATAGTGTCACGGGGGAAACAGTTCTCTGCATGTAGGAGCTCAATGGCCCTGGAATACGTGgagatttctttctctatttgCTGTCTCTGATCACACAGCTAAGTGTAATATGAGGGAAATgtaatctgtttatttatttatttattgttaaaaattttttaaagatatttattcacttttttaatgaaaaaactttttaaatgtttatttttgagatagagagactgagcatgagcaggggaggggcagagagagaaggagatacagaatccgaagtgggttccagggtctgagctgtcaacaccgagcctgacgcggggcttgaactcacggagtgtgagattgtgacctgagcccaagttggacacttgatcaactgagccccccaggcacccctgtaatcaTTTACAGATGGGCACAGGAGGCTGGCCATAGCCCTGGTCCTTGGAGGGATTTCCACTTTATATTCTGCAAGAGAATAGGGCTCATGACAAGCGCATGTCATGATTCTTTTGCAGCAGGCACCATCTGCACACGTTATGTATGAAATGCCTAGTCCTCCCATCTACCCATGAGGTAGGCGCGCTTTTATCTTTCTCACTCTAGAGATGtggcaactgaggcacagagagggtgaggAAATTAACCAAGGTCACTCAgccaggaaggagcagagccCCATTTTGGACCCAAgtcatctggctccagagtctatgTCCTTACCTCTGTGCCACCTCATTGTCTTGCTACGTGCTGTTTTCTATCCTGGAGGTAATTTGTCAGCTCTGGCAGGTCTCCAGACCCCAAAAGGACTCCattcaaaaagcaaaaagtaGCCACATCAAAGGCTTTTTGAAAGTTTAAGTCATGTTCATATAGTTACCCTTTAAGGAATTCTAATAAATTGCTCGGGCATGAGTCTTCCCCAGCAAAGCAGTGAGTGATGTTTCCTTAAGTTTTGAGTGACTGATGAATCTAATTTTCGTTATCCATCAGTTGACAGATATGCACAGGGATGTTTTCTGGGAGGCAACCGTGTGTTAGTGAAATGGCCACTAAAGGTGCACGCAGGGTTCAAACACCGGCTGGACCATGGAAGCTTGTGGGGCCCTGCCCCGGTTACTGACCCCAGACTAGACCTTTTTCTGTTCCACGTGACTTTGGGGACTCTCCCAAACCCTGACCCTTGAGGATAACAGAGGTGCAGACAAGGCTCAAAGGTGGCTACATTGATTTATTGGAAACACAGATCAAGACAGATGAACATGACAGAGGTGGAAGGGGAGTGGTTGGGGGTGGGATATGGCCATCAGCCCCATGACAGCCTAGGGTAGGACCTTGTCCTGGCCCTCTGGGCCCCTCAACCCCCTTCGTATGGGCGTCAAGGGGACTTTTTAGGGGCAGCCTCTCCCAGCATGGGGCAGCAGAGCCGAGGAAGAGGGGATCACACATAGACATGAGAGGCCTGGAGTGGGACAGACCTTTCAAAGTGCCAGAGAGGTAATTGAGAGCTTGCTCCATGGGGAAGCTGGGTGGGAGAGACCCCAGGCCCGAGGCTTGAGTTCGGCCGCCTAACATTTGCGGCAGCTGCTGGCGCAGGACCCCACGCCGCAGGAGCTGATGCCGCAGGAGCCCACACCGCCGGTGCCCAGGCCGCAAGACGTGATGGAGTTGCAGGGGCCGCAGGGCGCGCACATTCCGGTGCTCACCGCCAGGTTCCCGCTGCAGGGGGCGCTGCACGCGCTGCCGGTCACCGGCCGCGAGCCAGACACGCAGAGGTCCCCGCAGACGACCCCGCCCCGGGAGCTGCTGACACCTGCAAAACCCAAAGGCTCATGAGAtttctggggtgggaggggggggggcgagcCATCAGCCTCCCAGATGATGCAGATCCCCGGGCCCTGAGCACTGTGTACTAAAGTCAGGAGAATCTTTACTTACAATGCTAGGCCCAAAGCTGTGGTCTTTCCTGCTCTCTGACCCCCAATCCCTCCTGCTGTGATGCCAGCCCACTTTATGATATTTAGCTTTCAGTGGAACCCCACCCTCCAGACTCTGCTACCCCTTATAGGAAGGGATTAAATCCATCCACACAGGGGCTGTGTTACTCACAGACATTCACGGCCCCAACGCCTTCACATAGTctagagggaagaagaaaaaggcaacatGAGTGACTCATCCAGAGTTTCGGATAGAGCTCCCCCACACCATGGGGCAGGGTCGACAAGTGGTCAGCGTGGAAGCAGAGGGTCTGAGGGAACAGCCCTCCCAAACCACCCCCGTGCACAAAGTGATGAATAAGAGGTTTTCCTAGACCGCTGGGCATTGCTGAGACAGAAGAAAGGATGGAGTGTATTCAAGGGGCAGAAATGGGCAACTCAGAGCCAGGCTGGGTTGGGCATCACCTCTGCTCCTCGCCCTCCAGCAACCGCCTGTAGGTGGCGATCTCGATGTCCAGGCCCAGCTTGGAGTTCATCACCTCCTGGTACTCCTTGACCAGGCAGGCCATGTCCTGCTTGGCCTTCTGCAGGGCGGCCTCCAGCTCGGCCAGCTTGCAGCGGGCGTCGCTCAGGGCCGCCTCGCCCTGCTGCTCAGACTGGGTCACCGCGGTCTCCAGCTTGGTGTTCTGGGGCCCAGGAGAGAACAAAGTGGGTTATGGTCCTGGGTGTCTCGGTCCATTTCCCTCATGTGTccagtctctcccctcccccagctggggACACCCCAAGAACAGGCCTCTCCCCTTCATGAACGGAGTCCCCCTGAGGGACCACAACCAGGGACATGAGTCCTGCAAACGGGCTGGATCATGAATGGTGAGAGCCAGTCGGGGCACACACTGCCTGTGTGGCCCTGGGGAGGCCCCAGGCGACCCGTACCTGACACTTGGCATTCTCGACCTCGGCGGTCAGCCTCTGGATCATGCGGTTCAGCTCGTTGATCTCCTCCTTGGTGCGGCGCAGGGTCTCCCCGTGCCGGATCACCGTGGCCTTCATCTCCTCGCACTgggggggggagaagcagaggtgcTCCTGAGCTCAGGATGGAGGTTCCCACCCATTCAGACACCACAGATGGTCGGGAGGTTGTACAGGGCTCAGCCTGTGCAACTATACATGGCAGCCCTGCCCAACAACTATAACCTAAgagctctctgcccttctgtcACCATCCCACGGGATCAGAAACCCCATACAGACGAGGCCTTGTTAAGTGTATACCGGGCTTCCCCCGTGCTGTCATGTCTAAGAGACAGGTGTCCTGTGCCCCTCACCTTGCTGCGGTACCAGGACTCGGCCTCAGCCCGGCTGCGGCTGGCGATGTCGTCGTACTGAGCCTTGATCTCGGCCACAATGCAGTCCATGTTCAGGTCCCGGCTGTTGTCCATCTTGACGATGACCGAGGTGTCTGAGATGTGGGCATTGAGAACGCGGATCTCCTGCAGATGGTGGGGAACCTGTTTACACCCCAGCCTCACCCACCACAGTGTGGACCCAGTCATCTCAGCCCTTACCTGGTCTCTACCCCAGCTCCCACTACAGCCTCATGGACTGCAGCCCCCACCCAACCCAAATCCATGGCCAACTCagtcccaggccccagccccctcTTCTAGGCTGGCTGCTTCTTTTCGACCTGGACCACGGCCCCTCACCTCCTCATACAGGCGCCGCAGGAAGTTGATCTCCTCGATCAGGGCCTCCGCGTTGGCCTCCAGATCTGACTTGCGGAGGTAGGCACAGTCCACATCCTGGAAAAATGGGGTGTCTGTGAGCTCAGAGGACCCCGGTGCTCACTACCCCAAAcactcccctctcttctctcccattcGTGGAGGCCAAGGGAAAGGACTCCCACTGTTCTGTTCCCAGGCCGTCGCCATACTTTCTGACCTGCCTGGGGCGGGCTTTGCAACCTCCTGCCCTTCTGAGAACAAACCCCTTTGTGCCTGAGATGGGCCGCCAGCCTTTCTCTCCTCTTATGGTCCCAGCTCTGCTTCTTACCCTCCCTATCCCAACAAGCCTGCCAGACTGACTCCCTGCTCGCCACCTCgacccctccctgtcccctggcAGTCCTCCAAGACCACCTGGTCACTCCGGGTTCAGCTCCATCCTCCCCAATACCCGGGGACTGGGCCCCTCCTGTTGGTCAGACTTGCCCCAGTGCTAGACAGGACGCTGTCCCTCAACAGAGAGACTGGAGCTGCCCTGCCTCCATGGGGTCCCCGCCAGAGACCACAAGTTCTAAAGCACAGTGGGACATCCGCCGGTCAGCCCAGCCATCCCTCGCCCCAGGGCAGGGTGCTAATGCACAGTCCAAGGTTCTTGCCCTTCATCGGCGACCTGAATGAGCCTTCCATGACCTGACCTCTGGGATTTCCCAGCCCGATTGGGCCAGGTCGTGTACCCCACGTGGAGGTTGAGACCCTCTGGGTCTCCCCAGGAAGAGTCTGTCATTCCGAGATCCCTGGTGTGTGTGCTTCCGGATCCCACGTCACTCACCTTCTTCAGAGCCACAAATTCATTCTCAGCTGCTGCTCTCAGAGAGACTTCCTCCTCATACCTGAggcagaagagggcagagagggaggtcagggaagggcagGTCTCACCAGAGGCCGTCTCCCTTTCACATCAGTGGAGGGGGCAGTATTAGTGAGCTCCCAAGAGCTGGAATGCAGCAATTCTGCTGTCTCCGTTCTGTCTGGTTAGATCTGGAACGGGTCTAGGATCCTGTCTCCACTTTAAATTGAGGGGTCCAGAGAGCTAAGGTGTGGGACCTCCCAGCCCCGTTCCCACAGCTGCCGTGAGGTCACCTTAGGAGGCACATAAGGACCCAACCCCCGGCCCCATGCTAGGAGAGGACAGTGTCACCTCTGGGGCAAGgcagccccagcctcccctcaTCTGGCTGTCCAACCTGGCTCAGGTGTGGGGGCCTATGACACGCATCCCCCATCGGCACTCAGCACCCCAGGCAGTGGCACACCCGGGGCCCCGGGGCCTGTCAGCCCCGAACCACCAGACGCTCAGGTGCTACGGGTGGGAAAACTGAGAGGTCAGTCAGCAGGAGGCAGCCAGGGAGCCTGCAGAAGCCTCCTCCCCACGGGGCCTGGGGGACAGCCTCGGAGAAGGGAAGGCTGAGTAGGGGACAGACAGGTCTCCCGGGGGCATCCCGGCCCCACCCTGAGGCAGGCATCTGGGCAAGAGTGGCGCAGCTGAGATGACCCTGCCGCGCAAGTCCCCGGCCTGCATGGCCCCTCGTCCTTCTGGAAAATTCTTCTCAAGTCTAACCCAACGGGCTCTAAGCCAAGTCCATTTCCTGTGCCCAGCGTCACTCCGGGCCGCACTCACTTCTTCTTGTAGCCCTCCAGCACCTCCTGCACGTGGTTGAGCTCCGAGGCCAGCCTCCCGCTGTCGGCCTCCACGCACTCGGCCTCCCGCCTCAGCGTCTCGATGTAGCCCTCGAACAGGGGCTCCAGGTTGCTCTCGCAGCACTTGCGGTTCTGGTAGAACTGCCACTTGGTCTCCAGAAGCTTGTTCTGCTGCTCCAGGAAGCGCACCTGCAttcagggtgtgggggaggggtcagacGGCTCTTGGTGTCCCGAAGCCAatttggggtggggctggggtgatTGCTTTAGGGGCAAACTCCCAACCCTGGAGCTCAGCAGACATTGGCAGAGATGGGCAGTGGGAGACAAGGTGACTCCTGGATTTCCCTCCTGTGATCTCTGTCTGGATTTTCTCACTCAGGGATGGGAGCAAAGGGCTGGGCAAGGTCAGCGTCTGCTCTCAGGTAAAGTGAGTTCTCCAGACCTGGTGAGTCCAGGTGGCATGTGTAttctggaggcagaggcaggTAGAGGTCTCCGGTTGGCCTCTGGCTCCCCCTGTCTCAGTGCCCAGCCTGAGTGCTGAGCATGGGTGGGCTACAGGAAGGGTGTGGTCAAGGACAGCCACCCACTGGCTCACCCTGCGGGCCTCTTCCT is a genomic window of Acinonyx jubatus isolate Ajub_Pintada_27869175 chromosome B4, VMU_Ajub_asm_v1.0, whole genome shotgun sequence containing:
- the LOC128316400 gene encoding keratin, type II cuticular Hb1 — protein: MTCGSGFCGRTFSCASACGPRPGRCCITAAPYRGVSCYRGLTGGFGSHSVCGGFRAGSCGRTFGYRSGGVCGPSPPCITSVSVNESLLTPLNLEIDPNAQCVKQEEKEQIKCLNSRFAAFIDKVRFLEQQNKLLETKWQFYQNRKCCESNLEPLFEGYIETLRREAECVEADSGRLASELNHVQEVLEGYKKKYEEEVSLRAAAENEFVALKKDVDCAYLRKSDLEANAEALIEEINFLRRLYEEEIRVLNAHISDTSVIVKMDNSRDLNMDCIVAEIKAQYDDIASRSRAEAESWYRSKCEEMKATVIRHGETLRRTKEEINELNRMIQRLTAEVENAKCQNTKLETAVTQSEQQGEAALSDARCKLAELEAALQKAKQDMACLVKEYQEVMNSKLGLDIEIATYRRLLEGEEQRLCEGVGAVNVCVSSSRGGVVCGDLCVSGSRPVTGSACSAPCSGNLAVSTGMCAPCGPCNSITSCGLGTGGVGSCGISSCGVGSCASSCRKC